The following are encoded in a window of Pseudalgibacter alginicilyticus genomic DNA:
- a CDS encoding TonB-dependent receptor has protein sequence MKTTISILLLFFCGMLYSQTTFSGTVTDDSGQPLPGANIIIVGTSIGTVTDFDGKFSLTVSQSPPFTIQASSVGFESYLEQITSNNQTINFVLKEGTSLDEVVISASRTPERIFESPVTVERFGLKDIKNTASSDFYGGLENLKGVDINTNSLTFKSINTRGFAAFGNNRFMQLVDGMDNAAPALNFPLGNLLGMIETDVQSVELLPGAASALYGANAFNGILFMQSKNPFDFTGISAYIKQGITSQEAAGNNQYTDFGIRAAHKFSNKFAAKVNFGYLKGTDWFATDYNDKDKTGGTRATNVNYDGVNIYGDNVTTNINDVALTLVNLGILPAGANALVPAVAVSRTGYAERDLTDYNAESVKADWGLYYRPWENDFEIAYVGKVGTGSTIYQGAQRYRIDGFSVQQHKLEIKNQNFFLRGYVTSDKAGDTYVMDVAGPNILAVWKPHETWFGEYTGAYVQATLGGATDAQAHEIARQTAETGRLEPGTQAFQNAFDKVTNDTSFLTGSKIKDNSKIYHADANYNFSHLTDVAEIQVGGSYRKYNLNSFGTIYADAENTIPYSEIGIYTQVQKTILENLKLTGSLRYDKSELFDGFFSPRISAGYTIEKNHNIRASYQTGFRNPNTQDLYIGLVTGLGTLIGGANDIGNRFIRNYSVSQFAQNNLGQPNSVTQPGSAAYNNSMAATIATGLATHNPADNGSEFIGNPNYVKPEQVKSFEVGYRGKVNKVIIDFSAYYNTYKDFIANESVVATYYGNNANFDLTGYDPQIPTSVAGLNQDTQLILAALSNNDFARYQTYTNSKTEVNSYGSAIAINTKILGGFDLGANYTYSNFDFDKEANPNFRPSFNTAEHKVKATFGNTELFKNFGFNLAWRWSDTYFWESSFGDGQIPSYHVVDAQINYRIPDLKSSFKLGATNLLGDDYATAFGTGNIGSMYYISWTINNL, from the coding sequence ATGAAAACGACTATTTCTATTCTACTGTTATTCTTTTGTGGTATGTTATATTCACAGACGACATTTTCAGGTACTGTAACAGATGATAGCGGCCAGCCGCTTCCCGGAGCCAACATAATAATTGTTGGAACATCAATAGGTACAGTTACAGACTTTGATGGTAAATTTTCTCTAACAGTAAGTCAATCACCACCATTTACTATCCAAGCAAGTAGTGTTGGTTTTGAATCTTATCTAGAACAAATTACATCCAATAATCAAACAATTAATTTTGTTTTAAAAGAAGGAACATCTTTAGATGAAGTAGTTATTTCCGCATCTAGAACACCTGAACGAATTTTTGAATCACCGGTTACAGTTGAACGCTTCGGGTTAAAAGACATTAAAAATACTGCCTCATCAGACTTTTATGGAGGTTTAGAAAATTTGAAAGGCGTAGACATCAACACCAATAGTTTAACTTTTAAATCAATCAATACCAGAGGGTTTGCTGCTTTTGGAAACAATCGATTTATGCAATTGGTAGACGGTATGGATAACGCGGCACCAGCACTTAATTTTCCTTTGGGAAATTTATTAGGTATGATTGAAACAGATGTTCAAAGTGTAGAATTACTCCCAGGTGCAGCTTCTGCTTTATATGGTGCCAACGCTTTTAATGGTATACTATTTATGCAAAGTAAAAATCCATTTGATTTTACAGGAATAAGTGCTTATATAAAACAAGGAATTACGTCACAAGAAGCTGCAGGTAACAACCAATATACTGATTTTGGAATTAGAGCAGCACATAAATTCAGTAATAAATTTGCAGCAAAAGTTAACTTTGGTTACTTAAAAGGAACTGATTGGTTTGCAACAGATTATAACGACAAGGATAAAACAGGTGGTACAAGAGCTACTAATGTTAATTATGATGGCGTTAATATTTATGGAGACAATGTTACAACCAACATTAATGATGTTGCATTAACATTAGTAAATTTAGGAATTCTTCCTGCTGGTGCAAACGCATTAGTACCAGCTGTGGCTGTGAGTAGAACAGGGTATGCTGAAAGAGATTTAACCGATTATAATGCAGAAAGCGTTAAAGCAGATTGGGGACTATATTACAGACCTTGGGAAAATGATTTTGAAATTGCCTATGTAGGTAAAGTTGGTACAGGTTCTACAATTTATCAAGGAGCTCAACGCTATAGAATAGATGGGTTTTCTGTGCAACAACATAAGTTAGAAATCAAAAACCAGAATTTCTTTCTTCGCGGTTATGTTACCTCAGATAAAGCAGGAGACACGTATGTTATGGATGTTGCTGGGCCTAATATACTTGCTGTTTGGAAACCGCATGAAACTTGGTTTGGCGAATACACAGGAGCTTATGTTCAAGCTACCTTAGGAGGAGCTACTGATGCCCAAGCTCATGAAATTGCTAGACAAACAGCAGAAACAGGTAGGTTAGAACCAGGAACTCAAGCGTTTCAAAATGCATTTGATAAAGTAACTAACGACACTAGTTTTTTAACTGGATCTAAAATCAAGGATAATTCTAAAATTTATCACGCAGATGCCAACTACAACTTTAGTCATTTAACTGATGTTGCAGAAATTCAAGTTGGAGGATCATATAGGAAATACAACTTAAATTCATTCGGTACTATATATGCAGATGCTGAAAACACAATTCCATATTCAGAAATTGGTATTTATACTCAAGTGCAAAAAACAATTTTAGAAAATTTAAAATTGACTGGGTCTTTACGTTATGATAAATCAGAACTATTTGATGGATTTTTTTCACCAAGAATTTCAGCTGGGTATACCATAGAAAAAAATCATAACATTAGAGCCTCATATCAAACAGGATTTAGAAACCCAAATACACAAGATTTATACATTGGGTTGGTAACAGGTTTAGGTACTCTAATTGGGGGAGCTAATGATATTGGTAATCGTTTTATTAGAAATTATAGTGTTAGTCAATTTGCTCAGAACAATCTTGGTCAACCTAATTCGGTTACACAACCAGGTTCAGCTGCCTATAACAATTCTATGGCTGCAACAATTGCAACAGGTTTGGCAACACATAACCCTGCTGATAATGGGAGTGAATTTATAGGAAACCCAAATTATGTTAAACCAGAACAAGTAAAATCTTTTGAGGTTGGGTATAGAGGAAAAGTTAACAAAGTTATTATTGACTTTAGTGCATATTATAATACCTATAAAGATTTCATAGCTAATGAATCTGTAGTTGCAACATATTACGGTAATAACGCTAATTTTGATTTAACAGGATATGATCCTCAAATACCAACTTCTGTTGCAGGATTAAATCAAGACACGCAATTAATACTTGCTGCACTTAGCAACAATGATTTTGCAAGATATCAAACATATACAAATTCAAAGACAGAAGTTAATTCTTACGGAAGTGCTATTGCTATCAATACCAAAATATTGGGAGGTTTTGATTTAGGAGCGAATTACACGTATTCTAATTTTGATTTTGACAAAGAAGCTAATCCTAATTTTAGGCCTAGCTTTAATACTGCTGAACATAAAGTAAAGGCCACTTTTGGCAATACTGAATTATTCAAAAATTTTGGCTTTAATTTAGCATGGAGATGGAGTGATACTTATTTTTGGGAATCAAGTTTTGGAGATGGACAGATCCCTTCTTATCACGTAGTGGATGCACAAATTAATTATAGAATCCCTGACTTAAAGTCATCATTTAAGTTAGGTGCAACCAATCTTTTAGGTGATGATTATGCAACTGCTTTTGGTACTGGCAACATTGGCTCTATGTATTATATCTCTTGGACAATTAATAACTTATAA
- a CDS encoding G-D-S-L family lipolytic protein — protein MKHIKYLLLFAILIGFTACSDDDSNTNDDVALPELTAGSVDFSSYVALGASFSAGFTDSALFEASQINSFPNILSQQFAKIGGGDFTQPLMNDNIGGIALGGTQLPGSTLEPRLVFGGSAPVPLSTVIGPITSTTDLAINNLKGPFNNMGVPGAKSFHLLFDGYGNIANLVSKTANPYFIRMASSATATMLGDAMAKNPTFFTLSEIGGNDVLGYALSGGDDTDAITPNAGAVGVGFDATFNYLISTLTSGGAKGVITNVPNITDLPHFTTVPYNPVQLDATTAAQLNASFATYNEGLQNVLDGINAGVIPSQAAPNFNQDEVNKRKINFSAGNNAVLILDESLSDLTGINSRLTNMRQATSDDLLILSASTFIGTLAVPGNAQTVNGVAVPLADKWVLTPNEQATIKEATDAYNATIESVANANTNVALVDLNSILKQLASTGIPFDDYTMNAKLVTGGAISLDGIHLTARGYAFMANKFLEAIDAAFGSNFIASGNVAKAGDYPTNYSPLLQ, from the coding sequence ATGAAACATATAAAATATTTACTCCTTTTTGCAATTCTGATAGGATTTACAGCCTGTAGTGATGATGATAGTAATACCAATGATGATGTTGCATTACCAGAGTTAACAGCAGGAAGTGTAGATTTTTCTTCCTATGTTGCCTTAGGAGCATCATTTAGTGCTGGTTTTACAGATAGTGCTTTATTTGAAGCTTCCCAAATCAATTCGTTTCCAAATATATTATCGCAACAATTTGCAAAAATAGGAGGTGGTGATTTTACACAACCTCTAATGAACGACAACATTGGTGGCATTGCTTTGGGTGGCACTCAATTACCTGGTTCAACTTTAGAACCAAGGTTAGTTTTTGGTGGCTCAGCCCCGGTACCATTATCTACTGTAATTGGCCCTATTACTTCAACTACAGATTTGGCTATAAATAATTTAAAAGGCCCTTTTAACAATATGGGAGTTCCTGGAGCTAAGAGTTTTCATTTACTTTTTGATGGCTATGGAAATATTGCAAATTTAGTAAGCAAAACAGCAAATCCGTATTTTATAAGAATGGCATCAAGTGCTACTGCAACCATGTTAGGTGATGCGATGGCAAAAAACCCTACATTCTTTACTTTATCTGAAATTGGAGGCAATGATGTTTTAGGCTACGCTCTATCTGGCGGAGATGATACAGATGCTATTACTCCTAATGCAGGAGCTGTAGGAGTAGGGTTTGACGCTACTTTCAATTATCTTATTTCAACCTTAACATCTGGTGGAGCAAAAGGAGTCATAACCAATGTCCCTAACATTACAGATTTGCCACATTTTACAACAGTCCCTTACAATCCAGTTCAGTTAGATGCCACAACCGCTGCACAATTAAATGCTTCTTTTGCTACTTATAATGAAGGCTTACAAAATGTTTTAGATGGTATTAATGCTGGAGTAATTCCTTCACAAGCCGCACCAAACTTTAATCAAGACGAAGTAAATAAGCGTAAAATAAATTTTAGTGCAGGAAATAATGCCGTACTCATATTAGATGAAAGCTTATCAGACCTAACTGGCATAAATTCTAGATTAACAAATATGAGACAAGCAACTTCTGATGATTTATTGATATTATCAGCATCTACTTTTATTGGCACTTTAGCTGTTCCTGGCAATGCCCAAACAGTTAATGGAGTGGCAGTGCCTTTGGCAGATAAATGGGTGTTAACACCCAATGAACAAGCCACTATAAAAGAAGCCACTGATGCTTATAATGCAACCATTGAAAGTGTAGCAAATGCCAATACAAATGTAGCTTTAGTAGATTTAAATAGTATTTTAAAACAATTAGCTTCAACTGGGATTCCTTTTGATGATTATACCATGAATGCTAAATTAGTAACTGGAGGTGCCATAAGTTTAGATGGAATTCATCTAACCGCAAGAGGTTATGCTTTTATGGCAAATAAATTTTTGGA
- a CDS encoding lysylphosphatidylglycerol synthase transmembrane domain-containing protein: MNSSVKKALKILIPLLLAIVFGWFMFSEIPIKTVTPYFKSADYYYIVLGVFCGLLSHLSRAYRWKFLLEPMGYKVKLPNSIMAVFITYLANYGIPRSGEVLRAAVLTNYENVPFEKGFGTIVAERIADLIVMMGIIILTLLFQFDFIYQLLKQAFQPIKLVIAGVLAILFLGVLVVYIKRSSSKFALKIRTFLTGLLEGLLSIFKMKYKWAFIFHTLFIWGMYVLMFYITTFSLEELNGASIGAVLVAFIAASFTIAATNGGVFFYPAAVLGAFLLFGLPKDASYAFGWIIWSSQTLMIFIFGILSFIFVPVYNRNKTSENTK, translated from the coding sequence TTGAATTCTTCAGTAAAAAAAGCGCTTAAAATTTTAATTCCGCTTTTATTGGCTATTGTTTTTGGTTGGTTTATGTTTTCTGAAATACCAATAAAAACAGTTACACCTTATTTTAAAAGTGCTGATTATTATTATATAGTTTTAGGGGTTTTTTGCGGACTATTAAGCCATTTGTCAAGAGCTTATCGATGGAAATTTTTGCTGGAACCTATGGGGTATAAAGTAAAGTTGCCTAATAGTATTATGGCCGTTTTTATTACTTATTTAGCAAATTACGGCATTCCAAGATCTGGTGAGGTGCTAAGGGCAGCAGTTTTAACTAACTATGAAAATGTTCCTTTTGAAAAAGGTTTTGGTACGATAGTAGCCGAACGTATTGCAGACCTTATCGTTATGATGGGAATTATTATTTTAACTCTTCTTTTTCAATTTGATTTTATTTATCAATTACTTAAACAGGCTTTTCAGCCAATAAAATTGGTTATTGCAGGCGTTTTGGCAATACTTTTTTTAGGGGTACTTGTTGTTTATATAAAAAGAAGTAGCTCTAAATTTGCTTTAAAAATACGAACGTTTTTAACTGGATTATTAGAGGGACTCTTAAGTATTTTTAAAATGAAATATAAGTGGGCTTTTATTTTTCATACGCTATTTATATGGGGCATGTACGTGCTCATGTTTTATATTACTACTTTTTCATTGGAAGAGTTGAATGGAGCTTCGATAGGGGCTGTATTGGTGGCTTTTATAGCAGCCAGTTTTACAATAGCTGCTACTAATGGCGGGGTGTTTTTTTATCCTGCAGCAGTTTTAGGAGCCTTTTTGTTATTTGGATTGCCTAAAGATGCTAGTTATGCTTTTGGTTGGATTATTTGGTCGTCACAAACACTTATGATTTTTATTTTTGGAATTCTGTCATTTATCTTTGTACCAGTTTATAATAGAAATAAAACTTCAGAAAATACTAAATAA
- the glmS gene encoding glutamine--fructose-6-phosphate transaminase (isomerizing) gives MCGIVGYLGHREAYPIVIEGLKRLEYRGYDSAGIALFDGENLKVSKTKGKVADLEALSEKEITKSGNIGIGHTRWATHGVPNDVNSHPHVSNSGELVIIHNGIIENYESLKQELISRGYVFHSDTDTEVLVNLIEDVKKQENIKLGKAVQIALNQVIGAYAIAVFDKTKPEEIVIARLGSPLAVGIGENEFFIASDASPFLEYTKNAIYLEDEEMAIIRFHKPIKVRKIKDDSLVAPYIQELQLNLEQIEKGGYEHFMLKEIHEQPKAITDTYRGRLLRNEAIIKMAGIEDNMKKFLNANRIIIVACGTSWHAGLVAEYIFEDLARIPVEVEYASEFRYRNPVITENDILIAISQSGETADTLAAIKLAKSKGAFVFGVCNVVGSSIARETHAGAYTHAGPEIGVASTKAFTTQITVLTLIALRLSRAKGTISSSDFRTHLLELEMIPKKVEKALESDSHIKMIADIYKDAPNCLYLGRGYNFPVALEGALKLKEISYIHAEGYPAAEMKHGPIALIDENMPIIVIATKKGHYEKVVSNIQEIKSRKGKIIGIVTEGDVDVRKLADHIIEVPDTLESLSPLLTTIPLQLLSYHIAVLLGKNVDQPRNLAKSVTVE, from the coding sequence ATGTGTGGAATTGTTGGATATTTAGGACATCGAGAAGCTTACCCTATTGTTATCGAAGGCCTTAAACGCTTAGAGTACAGAGGATATGATAGTGCAGGTATAGCCCTATTTGACGGTGAAAACCTAAAAGTTTCAAAAACTAAAGGTAAAGTTGCTGATTTGGAAGCCCTTTCAGAAAAAGAAATTACAAAAAGTGGAAACATAGGAATTGGACATACAAGATGGGCTACCCATGGTGTTCCAAACGATGTAAATTCTCATCCACATGTCTCAAACTCTGGAGAATTAGTTATTATTCATAACGGTATTATTGAAAATTATGAATCACTAAAACAAGAATTGATTTCTAGAGGCTATGTTTTTCATTCCGATACAGATACAGAAGTATTGGTAAATTTAATAGAAGACGTAAAAAAACAAGAAAACATAAAACTCGGAAAAGCAGTTCAAATAGCCTTAAACCAAGTCATTGGTGCTTACGCTATAGCTGTTTTTGACAAAACAAAACCTGAAGAAATTGTAATTGCTAGATTAGGAAGTCCTTTGGCAGTTGGAATTGGTGAAAATGAATTTTTTATAGCTAGTGACGCCTCTCCCTTTTTAGAATACACTAAAAATGCTATTTATTTAGAAGATGAAGAAATGGCTATAATTAGATTTCATAAACCAATAAAAGTCAGAAAAATAAAAGATGACTCATTGGTTGCCCCCTATATCCAAGAACTTCAACTTAATTTAGAGCAAATTGAAAAAGGAGGATATGAGCATTTCATGCTTAAAGAAATTCATGAACAACCAAAAGCTATTACAGATACTTACAGAGGCCGATTACTAAGAAACGAAGCCATTATAAAAATGGCTGGTATTGAAGATAACATGAAAAAATTCCTCAATGCTAATCGTATCATTATTGTTGCTTGTGGAACATCATGGCATGCAGGCTTAGTTGCAGAATATATTTTTGAAGATTTAGCAAGAATTCCTGTGGAAGTTGAATATGCTTCAGAATTTAGATACAGAAATCCTGTCATAACTGAAAATGATATTTTAATAGCTATCTCACAATCTGGAGAAACAGCAGATACCTTAGCTGCTATTAAATTAGCAAAATCAAAAGGTGCTTTTGTGTTTGGAGTATGTAATGTTGTAGGATCGTCTATTGCCAGAGAAACTCATGCAGGTGCTTATACACATGCTGGACCAGAAATAGGTGTAGCTTCAACAAAAGCATTTACAACTCAAATTACCGTTTTAACTTTAATAGCTTTAAGATTATCTAGAGCCAAAGGCACTATTAGCAGTTCCGATTTCCGAACGCACCTTTTAGAATTAGAAATGATTCCAAAAAAAGTAGAAAAAGCTTTAGAATCTGATTCTCATATTAAAATGATTGCTGATATATACAAGGATGCCCCCAATTGTTTATATTTAGGTAGAGGCTATAACTTCCCTGTTGCTCTTGAAGGCGCATTAAAACTTAAAGAAATATCTTATATTCATGCTGAAGGTTATCCAGCAGCAGAAATGAAGCACGGTCCAATTGCCTTAATCGATGAAAACATGCCAATTATAGTTATTGCAACTAAAAAAGGCCATTATGAAAAAGTTGTTAGCAACATTCAAGAAATTAAATCTAGGAAAGGAAAAATTATTGGAATTGTAACTGAGGGCGATGTTGATGTTAGAAAATTAGCAGACCATATCATCGAAGTTCCCGATACTTTAGAATCTCTTTCTCCATTACTAACAACCATTCCACTTCAATTATTATCTTACCATATTGCGGTACTATTAGGTAAAAATGTCGATCAACCACGTAATTTGGCTAAATCGGTAACCGTAGAGTAG
- a CDS encoding glycogen/starch synthase, which produces MKDKRILYVSSEVVPYLPETEISSMSFEAPRFVNQQGGQIRIFMPRYGNINERRHQLHEVIRLSGINLVINDLDMPLIIKVASIPKERIQVYFIDNEEYFKRKGTFKDKQGVMFPDNDERAIFFAKGVIETVKKLNWAPDVIHVHGWLASLLPLYLKEYYKDEPLFSESKIVTSVYNQSFNNTLNEDMYNKIKFDNISDDVVKILETPSYTNLMKVAIDFSDALIVGSEDLPEELENYINNSNKPVLEYKSKDEFGEAYTTFFNSEVLV; this is translated from the coding sequence ATGAAAGATAAGAGGATATTGTATGTATCATCTGAAGTAGTACCTTATTTGCCAGAGACGGAAATTTCTTCCATGTCTTTTGAAGCTCCAAGATTTGTAAATCAACAAGGTGGACAAATAAGGATATTCATGCCCAGATACGGTAATATTAATGAACGAAGACATCAATTACATGAAGTAATACGCCTATCAGGAATCAATTTAGTAATCAATGATTTGGATATGCCACTAATTATAAAAGTAGCTTCCATTCCTAAAGAGCGTATACAAGTTTACTTTATAGATAACGAAGAGTACTTTAAAAGAAAAGGCACATTTAAAGACAAACAAGGTGTTATGTTTCCGGACAATGATGAACGCGCCATTTTTTTTGCTAAAGGTGTAATAGAAACCGTAAAAAAATTAAACTGGGCCCCAGATGTTATTCATGTGCATGGATGGCTGGCCTCTCTATTGCCTCTGTACTTAAAAGAATACTATAAAGATGAACCTTTATTTAGCGAGAGTAAAATTGTTACTTCTGTATATAATCAAAGTTTTAACAATACGTTAAACGAAGATATGTATAATAAAATTAAATTTGACAATATTAGTGATGATGTAGTTAAAATTTTAGAAACACCTTCGTATACCAATTTAATGAAAGTTGCAATTGATTTTTCTGATGCTTTAATCGTAGGTTCTGAAGACCTCCCTGAAGAATTAGAGAATTACATTAATAATTCTAACAAACCCGTATTAGAATACAAAAGCAAAGATGAATTTGGTGAAGCTTACACAACATTTTTTAACTCAGAAGTGTTAGTATAA
- the panC gene encoding pantoate--beta-alanine ligase, which translates to MEKILTSFRAKQLLVGFVPTMGALHQGHLALVEKALAHNDKVVVSVFVNPTQFDNPEDLKKYPRTLNEDLALLKDLSVDIIVYAPTVEDMYKGNTISEKFDFDGLEFEMEGRFRNGHFDGVGTIVKRLFEIIKPDSAYFGEKDFQQLQIIKKLVEKHDLPVTIVGCPIYRETSGLAMSSRNTRLKPAYKKAVPFIYKTLKTAKIKFGTKSANKVTEWVESQFAKQPLLKLEYFIIADEATLKTVKRKLNKKTYRAFIAVYADDIRLIDNIALN; encoded by the coding sequence ATAGAGAAGATTTTAACTTCTTTTAGGGCTAAACAGTTGCTTGTTGGGTTTGTGCCAACTATGGGAGCTTTGCATCAAGGACACTTAGCGTTGGTAGAAAAAGCGTTGGCACATAATGATAAAGTTGTGGTAAGTGTTTTTGTCAATCCTACGCAGTTTGATAATCCTGAGGATCTTAAAAAATACCCCCGAACTTTAAATGAAGATTTGGCTTTGCTAAAAGACCTTTCGGTAGATATTATAGTGTATGCTCCAACGGTTGAAGATATGTACAAAGGCAATACCATATCTGAAAAATTTGATTTTGATGGCTTAGAGTTTGAAATGGAAGGTAGATTTAGAAATGGACATTTTGATGGTGTAGGTACCATAGTAAAACGTTTATTCGAAATTATAAAACCAGATAGTGCTTATTTTGGGGAAAAAGATTTTCAGCAGTTACAAATTATAAAAAAACTTGTTGAAAAGCATGATTTGCCAGTAACAATTGTAGGTTGCCCTATTTATAGAGAAACCAGTGGTTTGGCAATGAGTTCACGCAATACACGGTTAAAACCTGCATATAAAAAGGCGGTTCCATTTATTTATAAAACTTTAAAAACTGCCAAAATTAAATTTGGCACAAAAAGTGCTAATAAAGTGACTGAGTGGGTTGAATCGCAATTTGCAAAACAGCCATTATTAAAATTGGAGTATTTTATAATTGCAGATGAAGCTACCTTAAAAACAGTAAAACGAAAATTAAACAAAAAGACATATAGAGCATTTATTGCAGTTTATGCCGATGATATCAGATTGATTGATAATATAGCTTTAAATTAA
- the panD gene encoding aspartate 1-decarboxylase, whose protein sequence is MQIQVVKSKIHRVKCTGAELNYIGSITIDEDLMDAANIIQGEKVQIVNNDNGERLETYCIPGPRKTGEITLNGAAARKVAVGDTLILITYAFMDIEKAKVFKPSLVFPDEATNLLN, encoded by the coding sequence ATGCAAATACAAGTAGTAAAATCTAAAATTCACAGAGTAAAATGCACTGGTGCAGAACTTAACTACATTGGTAGTATTACTATTGATGAAGATTTAATGGATGCTGCCAATATTATTCAGGGTGAAAAAGTTCAAATAGTAAATAACGATAACGGTGAACGACTAGAAACCTATTGTATTCCTGGTCCTAGAAAAACAGGAGAAATAACTCTTAACGGTGCTGCCGCTAGAAAAGTTGCAGTGGGTGATACTTTAATTTTAATTACTTATGCTTTTATGGATATTGAAAAAGCTAAAGTATTTAAACCGTCCTTAGTGTTTCCAGACGAAGCAACTAACTTGTTAAATTAA
- a CDS encoding DUF4270 domain-containing protein → MKEIFKALLPTCSILLVVISFVACDRDFSIIESDVIGQDNANFETPDLIIPVKAYNKKLDSVQTSNLTSTLLGVYNDPLYGQTKASFVTQLTQAVSNPDFGINPVIDSVVLTIPYYSTLIETQINTDGTTKNIYKLDSLYGNTESPIKLSIYQNNYFLRSFNPNTSFDESQRYYSNANNADKTINSAITENVTIDFDTHKGSLIYENSAFIPSNEEIVLTTTNDDDEVETSEILAPSYRIHLDNSFWKTTILDKEGTSVLSNDSNFKDYFRGLYFKVEPISENGNLISLDLANSGATIVIYYSEDLSETDPTKYQSTYTLNFTGNKINTFVNDFDLMTLNNGNKAEGDEQLYLKNVGSMAVVDLFPGEDLNNNGFPDDLDALKAELKNANGDQNVLINEAQLIIYEDIDSPSEDHSYDRLYAYDIKNNTPLVDYTNDQTTDGTTPVFSKYIHLGLRNEEGEDSGIWKYKIRITDHLNNLVFNDSTNTKIGLVISNNVNYTNNAFILNSEDEVTAIPAASIISPRGTILYGSHNNVETDKQIALKLFFTKPK, encoded by the coding sequence ATGAAAGAAATATTTAAAGCCCTATTACCTACCTGTTCTATCTTACTTGTTGTTATATCTTTCGTTGCTTGCGACAGGGATTTTAGTATCATTGAAAGTGATGTTATTGGTCAAGACAATGCTAATTTTGAAACGCCTGATTTAATAATTCCCGTTAAGGCTTACAATAAAAAATTAGACTCAGTTCAGACTAGCAATCTAACATCTACACTCTTAGGTGTATATAACGACCCACTTTACGGACAAACCAAAGCTAGTTTTGTTACCCAATTAACTCAAGCTGTTAGTAATCCCGATTTTGGAATTAATCCCGTTATAGACTCAGTGGTTTTAACAATTCCTTATTACAGTACACTTATTGAAACCCAAATCAATACTGATGGGACAACAAAAAACATATATAAATTAGATTCTTTATATGGAAATACAGAGTCGCCAATTAAATTATCTATCTATCAAAACAATTATTTTTTAAGAAGTTTTAACCCTAATACAAGCTTCGATGAGTCTCAACGCTATTACTCAAACGCTAACAATGCTGATAAAACTATAAATTCTGCCATTACAGAAAATGTAACGATAGATTTTGATACCCACAAAGGCTCTTTGATTTATGAGAATTCTGCTTTTATCCCAAGTAATGAAGAAATTGTTTTAACAACCACAAATGATGATGATGAAGTAGAAACATCAGAAATACTTGCTCCTTCATATCGAATTCATTTAGATAACTCCTTTTGGAAAACTACCATATTAGACAAAGAAGGCACAAGTGTTTTAAGTAATGATAGCAACTTTAAAGACTATTTTAGAGGCTTATATTTTAAAGTTGAGCCTATCTCAGAAAATGGCAATCTAATTTCATTAGATTTAGCAAACAGTGGGGCTACTATAGTCATATATTATTCTGAGGACTTATCTGAAACCGACCCAACTAAATATCAAAGTACCTACACTTTAAATTTTACAGGGAACAAAATAAATACATTTGTTAATGATTTTGATTTAATGACTTTAAATAATGGCAACAAAGCAGAAGGAGACGAACAACTATATTTAAAAAATGTTGGATCAATGGCAGTAGTTGATTTATTTCCAGGTGAAGATTTAAACAACAATGGTTTTCCTGATGATTTAGACGCTTTAAAAGCAGAATTAAAAAATGCTAATGGCGATCAAAATGTTCTGATTAATGAAGCCCAATTAATTATTTACGAAGATATAGATTCACCATCAGAAGATCATTCTTATGACAGACTATATGCCTACGATATAAAAAATAACACACCACTTGTTGATTACACAAACGATCAAACAACCGATGGCACAACTCCTGTATTTTCTAAATATATCCATTTAGGATTACGAAATGAAGAGGGTGAAGATTCGGGGATTTGGAAGTATAAAATCCGTATTACAGATCATTTAAACAACCTTGTTTTTAATGATTCTACAAATACAAAAATTGGATTAGTAATTTCAAATAATGTTAATTATACAAACAATGCATTCATTTTAAATAGCGAAGATGAGGTAACGGCAATTCCTGCTGCATCTATCATTAGCCCAAGAGGCACTATTTTATATGGAAGCCACAATAATGTTGAAACTGATAAACAAATAGCACTAAAACTTTTTTTTACTAAACCAAAATAA